A region of the Paramormyrops kingsleyae isolate MSU_618 chromosome 6, PKINGS_0.4, whole genome shotgun sequence genome:
AATGAATGAGCTATCTGAAATCATGACTGATATATGTACCGTACTTCAAGTTTCCTATATATGACATTGCTGATGTGATATGCCGTTTTGTCTCTCTTATCGTATACCACTATCAGATAAATTCAGTTTACTGTAATCCCTGCCATTCTGAATCTGTGGttttttatataatgtttgtaaaGAGCTAAAGATGTTGGACGGCCCAAGGCAGATGTGGCAGCCGACTTCGTCAACAGCCGTATACCAGGATGCAGTGTGGTTCCGTATCCTTGGAAACTTATTCAGTATACATTCTACCACCAGAAAAAACACGAAGCTTTATGTCACAATTTCCAAGATTTATTTTGAATATCAATAAATTTTCCTTAACAAAAACTGTTTCAGACACTTTAAGAAAATCCAAGACTTCGACGAGACATTTTATAAACGTAAGGAGTAGTATTGATAGCCTTTTGGCCACTTataagattaaaaaataaaaagtaaaagatTTTGTATTATGTGCCATTTGCCAAAATGATTAATCAAGATCCCTTTTTCATTTGATTGCCAGAGTTTCATATCATTGTTTGTGGACTGGATTCCATCGTTGCTaggagatggatgaatggaatgCTGGTGAGTagtattttaaataatactAGCAGCTATATAAGttgagatttatttatttatttatatgtactAAATGCATCACACTCTGGCTTTTGTCCTGCTCTACAGATGTCGCTGCTATCTTTCGATGATGGTGTTTTGGATCCAAGTTCCATTATACCCCTTATTGATGGGGGGACGGAGGGCTTCAAGGGGAATGCTCGTGTCATTCTCCCCGGCATGACAGCCTGCATAGACTGCACCCTGGAACTTTACCCGCCCCAGGTTAGACCCATGCAGATTAATCCGGCACATCATTCTCATGGAACCCGGTGTTTGCTAGGTTTCTGTTTTTTAGAGCCATTTGCCAAAATGGTTTTAGATTTTTGATCAATCATGTGGTCGGACTTAGTGTATCAGTCTGCCTGTTGAGTGCCAATGATTATACGTACATGTGGTATATGCCATTAATTACCAagatgtgatttaaaaaaagaacatgaaCAAAATACAATGTCCTCTCTTGTCCTATTGCCCTTTGTGCATCTAGTCTTTTTGAAAGCAGTGAAATTCAGCTTGTACTTGCTTGCAAGTAGTATTTTTGTTGGAAATGAATAATCTGTACATCACATGTTTAAGTTAGACCATTAaccaaatattaaaaaaaaaaaaacttgaataTTTTGGGAATAAAAATGCTGCAgtgaaatagatttttttttgtatagagCAAACTACATATACATACTTTTTTggtatattaaaattatttgttGCTCTGATGTGATGAGTTTTATACCATTTTGGCCAAATAGGTAGCTGAAACTCAAAACTAGATAAAACgtttttaaatctttcaacTTCTTGTAACCCACAATAAGCAATCAATGTGTATGCCGAGATGTATATTTTTTGCTCAATTTTTGGttagttttgtcatttatttttccCATCTCCATAAATCTTTCCCTGGACTTCACCAGTGGCAAAATcgacattttaaataataaagtattgtaATTTGCATCTGTCatcaaaaaatgtgaaaaatttgAGAAACTTggtatgtttatgtgtgtggtGGTTACCAGTATTGccccacacctctgggaccaagTTTTTAGTCTCCGCCATGATTcagtgtgtggagcttgcatgatCCCCCCGAACCTTATCGTGGCATTTCCTGtgggtactccagttttccCCTCACTGTCCAAAAAATTCACTCAGGTGAATTGAAattgccaaattgcccgtaggtgtgcttgtgagtgaatggtgtgtgagtgtgagtgaatggtgtgtgagtgtgagtgaatggtgtgtgagtgtgccctgtgacgggttggcgccccatcctgggctgttccctgcctggtgcccaaaGCCTCTGAGGTAGGCTTTGGACctcctgcaaccctgaataggagaagcggcacagaaaatggatgaatgggtggatGGTATGTTGCAAAAATGAGTTTAAGGTTAGGTGCAATTAATCACAGAAAACCGTGCGATTTACtaattttttaattgcttcaCAGCCCTGATTTTTATAttacataaatatgtaaaatatttgatttttttttgcagattaaTTTCCCAATGTGCACTATTGCCTCTATGCCCCGACTACCTGAACACTGCATTGAGTATGTTAGGATCCTTCTATGGCCCAAAGAAGAGCCCTTTGGGGGTAAGTTCCTAAGGTCCTCTGCAGTGATTTTGGATTATTACAAGTAATAATGAGATCTCTTTGTGAGAAGGTCTAGGGAAATTCTAAATACAAAATTAGTCCAGttatttttatgattatgaatTCAGTGGGTTTGGATAGTGGAGGAGAATATTTCgacatttttttcatgattggTTACAAATGTATCCATGATACATATTTCAGAGCTATCACCAGAATCATGAtactgcatttacatttactggCAGTCCCCGGATTATAAAAGACTTGATTCCCTAAAtctgtctttaagttgaatttgttggtaagtcggaaaaataataatgcagcaCATGATAagaattatactgtaataataaaagtagctACATACTGTGCTGTATGTTGAGCCGATGAACCACTGAAGCCATGCAGTTTTTTCATGACCGTTAcaaagtagtgtgtgtgtttgttattaCGAATTTGTTACGTATTACATTTAACTCGAATTTTCAATACAATAGTTATTACGGCAGTCTGTTGATAAATTCGAGATGTCTGTAATTCAGACATTCTTAACCTGGGGCCTGTATCtttattcagcagatgcttttgtccaaattGACATACACGTGCAGTAATACAACATTACAAACATTCGTGCTGTCGAAGTTAACTAGCAGCTAACCTGATCTTCTAATGAATGCTCAGTTACAAGTGTTGTACTTGTATTGCTATTATTATAACAAGTGAAAAAACAAGCTGGGGCCTCTCTTGTAATACCTGCATTTTCGGAGGCTACAACAGTACTACAAGAAAGAGACCGATGTGAAACAGAGCAATATCAGCCTCCATATTATCTCAGTGCTGTCTGTATATCTCAATTCTTTGTTAATTATGTTAATTTGTTAATGATCTCAGTGGGTCTCAACTTAGTGACTAAATCTTGAACTAAAATTGACTTAATTGATCTTTTAACGGTTAGCTAACTtggttaaaaacaaaaacaaaactgaacaaACCAACTTCATGCCATCAGACTACTAAAAATATTGTACTTGTATCACATGGTAAACGACAAATGGTTTATAGACAGGTCGGCTGCGCTGTTGGATAAACAGTGTGTGCTGCATGGCTGATGAGGAAGCAGTTGATCCTAAAGAAGGTTCAGCTTTGGATTGTGTGGGAATGGTTTGTATTTGTGAAGTCTGATGTGTTAGCACCCCAAACATGTGAAGCGTCCGGCTGTGTATATGTGTCCTCAGCCGCAGCAACTTCCACACGGTGAAATAACAGAAGCAAACATTTCTTActggtggaaaaaaaatctaaatcttACTAAATcttatttgatttttaaaaatgtatccagtatttgtttgtatttgttgTAAACCGAGTTCAGAACTGTGCAGTTATTGATCAAAGTGCTAAGTTTCATTTGTAGACATCTTATGAAACTTCAAatactaaaaaaataaaaagcacttTTGCTAAAATGAGTcagtttattatatatatatatatatatatatatatatatatatatatatatatatatatatatatacacatatttttGCATACTTTAAAAATTAAGTTCATTTTATGATGCTTTAACCAGTGTTTCTTGTAAGGATAGACTTGCTGGTTAAGTGATTAAATGGTTAATTACTACATAcattccaaaacaaaaaaaaaaacattgcaatcTATATCATGAATCGTGGTTCTAAACCGAAAATCATGATATGACATTTTGACTATGTCTGTGGTATTAGTGGTATTATTTTAATCAGTGGTGCCTTCAAATCTGCCCCTTTGTGCTTAGACGGAACAGCCCTTGATGGAGATAACCCAGAACATATTCAGTGGGTGTTCCACAAGGCCCAGGAGAGAGCCTCTGAATTCAGCATCACTGGAGTCACCTACCGACTCACACAAGGTGCGTGCATTACTATTTCATACTAGGCTTCTGTCACTATGAGTTAAGCTGCAGTACTATATGCTCTTTAGAGCTATATGTGTATAACCAAGTTGTGATGCACAGACTCCTCCCCACAGCAGGAATAAAAGCATCATATGCAGCTGGCGGCCAGCATGGGGAACCTTTAGCACGTCTGCCTTTCCAGCATTAGCACAGTTTCTGCCCTCGAGCTGCGTTTTCTGCTGAACGTGTTCACTTTGTTCTCAGGTGTGGTGAAGAGGATCATCCCGGCAGTTGCATCTACAAACGCTGTCATTGCTGGTATGTGGAGTATCTGTTACGCAAATCACATCTAGCACTATGTATCATGTAAATGCCAtagaaaaaaagtcattttccttttttcctCCTCTAATCACCCTACTCTTTCAAATTAATACTATTTGTTTTTTGTCGTTTTACGTTAGACTGGAGGAGATAACCCAATATATTTCCACATATCAGATTACACTGTACTTGtacaatatttcaatattagcaTTTTTGTTACTTATTTTTTATTAGTAATACTCTAACCCTTCCTCCCCCCCAATTTTAGCTGCTTGTGCCATGGAAGTATTTAAAATCGCTTCCAGGTGAGTATGACAAGTTCTTTCATACTCCAAAGCAGACGTTCAGGTGAGATGTTATGTTACTGTAGAATGTATGTTAAATGTACAGCTTAATTATAATTTATCCATTAAATTTCTTGCAGTGCTTACATTCCCTTGAATAACTACCTGGTGTTTAATGACGTTGATGGGCTGTATACCTATACTTTTGAAGCTGAGCGAAAGGTGAGACTTTGCAGTGCTAAAGTTCACTTCCTCTCACTTAATGCCTAgaattttttaaagatttttttttttctggcttcAGGAGAACTGCCCAGCTTGTAGCCAGATCGCTCAGGACCTGCGCTTTCCACCTTCAGCCAAACTCCAGGAGGTCCTTGAGTATCTGACTGAGAACGCCTCCCTGTGAGTGATCTCGCTGAAGACTGAGCTTGTTTTACTCCGCATGTGTGGGTCTGAGGGCACATTTCTCTCTGGACTAGGGAATAAATTccactgtgtttttgttttttagacAAATGAAATCTCCCGCTATTACAGCAACACTggaaggaaaaaacaaaacgcTTTACTTACAGGTTTGCTATATTAATACAAGTATACTAAACAATACTATACCATGACTAAACAAAtccctgttttattttatgataAATTGTATGTCTTATGTAGAAGTTATTCTTTGTAATACATCTAAAAATTTTCAGACCGTGGCCTCCATCGAACAAAGAACGAGACCAAATCTCAGCAAAACGTTAAAAGGTAACAGTCCTTTAGCCAGTGTCCTCATGTTTCTAAATATGCAGCATGTATTTTGAGTGCTTTGAATTATCAGCATGCTCTGTGATTGTCTTCAGAGCTGGGATTGGTCGACGGACAGGAATTGGCAGTCGCTGATGTCACCACTCCACAGACGGTCCTCTTCAAGCTTCGTTTCACCACATGATGTTTTGGGGCGGCACCCAAAAAGTTCCGCTTAATGCACAAGCAAGAAGCAGTACTGTAATCAATATTCTCCTCCTACAGAAGATAGGAAGGACACAGCAATGAAACTTgaacatatttaaatatatttaaatgcaactgtatatataaatgatGCTGTGGCAAGTTCTTCATTATAAACCGTTTTGTATTAGGCCTGGCATATTTAACGTTTTACCAGAAGCATGGGGAACTCGACAAAGACACTGACATTGATATTTCACTTTGAAACAATTTGCAGTCTGGTCTCACATTAGACTTGAGATGATTTTCTATGCACTGAAAGAGCATAAGTAAAGAATTTGGTGTGTAATGTATGTAAGACCTGCCTTCAGCAGTGTACCTGCTACAGGTCAGGTGTTAAGCAGTGTGTGAAAATGGTCACTTTGCTTGTAGCTGACATTTACCTGTAATTGGTACCCTTGGCTTTCCAAAATTGTTCAGCTTAATTCTTTGTGTCTGTACTGGAACATGTAAATAGTTTACTGAGGCACTTGTGGATGCAAGATGTACTTAAATTAAACTTTCTGGTTAAACTTTAGATCTCTCTTTGCTGTGAATAGAGTTTTTTTTGCAGCAGCGCACGCAAGTAGTGTAAATGCGATCAATGTAAGGCACTTCATCTTTAAAATCTAATCTAAATTAGTTGTTAGGTGTAGCTGTTCATTTCGAGCTGCTTTTTTACATTGAAAGTTGTGTCTTAAATAAAATCCTGCCTATTAATTAGACATGTTCTGGGATTGTAAGCCATCTATATCTtaatgatccatccatcttccatagcacttatccagtgcaggg
Encoded here:
- the LOC111842277 gene encoding NEDD8-activating enzyme E1 catalytic subunit isoform X2; this translates as MLETRSRFEVTQRRQMAVDSGHGDSTGDWDGRWNHVRKFLERSGPFTHPDFEPSTESLQFLLETCKILVIGAGGLGCELLKNLALSGFRNIHVVDMDTIDVSNLNRQFLFRAKDVGRPKADVAADFVNSRIPGCSVVPHFKKIQDFDETFYKQFHIIVCGLDSIVARRWMNGMLMSLLSFDDGVLDPSSIIPLIDGGTEGFKGNARVILPGMTACIDCTLELYPPQINFPMCTIASMPRLPEHCIEYVRILLWPKEEPFGDGTALDGDNPEHIQWVFHKAQERASEFSITGVTYRLTQGVVKRIIPAVASTNAVIAAACAMEVFKIASSAYIPLNNYLVFNDVDGLYTYTFEAERKENCPACSQIAQDLRFPPSAKLQEVLEYLTENASLQMKSPAITATLEGKNKTLYLQTVASIEQRTRPNLSKTLKELGLVDGQELAVADVTTPQTVLFKLRFTT
- the LOC111842277 gene encoding NEDD8-activating enzyme E1 catalytic subunit isoform X4; the encoded protein is MLETRSRMAVDSGHGDSTGDWDGRWNHVRKFLERSGPFTHPDFEPSTESLQFLLETCKILVIGAGGLGCELLKNLALSGFRNIHVVDMDTIDVSNLNRQFLFRAKDVGRPKADVAADFVNSRIPGCSVVPHFKKIQDFDETFYKQFHIIVCGLDSIVARRWMNGMLMSLLSFDDGVLDPSSIIPLIDGGTEGFKGNARVILPGMTACIDCTLELYPPQINFPMCTIASMPRLPEHCIEYVRILLWPKEEPFGDGTALDGDNPEHIQWVFHKAQERASEFSITGVTYRLTQGVVKRIIPAVASTNAVIAAACAMEVFKIASSAYIPLNNYLVFNDVDGLYTYTFEAERKENCPACSQIAQDLRFPPSAKLQEVLEYLTENASLQMKSPAITATLEGKNKTLYLQTVASIEQRTRPNLSKTLKELGLVDGQELAVADVTTPQTVLFKLRFTT
- the LOC111842277 gene encoding NEDD8-activating enzyme E1 catalytic subunit isoform X3, whose protein sequence is MADGEEPMAVDSGHGDSTGDWDGRWNHVRKFLERSGPFTHPDFEPSTESLQFLLETCKILVIGAGGLGCELLKNLALSGFRNIHVVDMDTIDVSNLNRQFLFRAKDVGRPKADVAADFVNSRIPGCSVVPHFKKIQDFDETFYKQFHIIVCGLDSIVARRWMNGMLMSLLSFDDGVLDPSSIIPLIDGGTEGFKGNARVILPGMTACIDCTLELYPPQINFPMCTIASMPRLPEHCIEYVRILLWPKEEPFGDGTALDGDNPEHIQWVFHKAQERASEFSITGVTYRLTQGVVKRIIPAVASTNAVIAAACAMEVFKIASSAYIPLNNYLVFNDVDGLYTYTFEAERKENCPACSQIAQDLRFPPSAKLQEVLEYLTENASLQMKSPAITATLEGKNKTLYLQTVASIEQRTRPNLSKTLKELGLVDGQELAVADVTTPQTVLFKLRFTT
- the LOC111842277 gene encoding NEDD8-activating enzyme E1 catalytic subunit isoform X1; the encoded protein is MADGEEPEKKRRRIEELAEKMAVDSGHGDSTGDWDGRWNHVRKFLERSGPFTHPDFEPSTESLQFLLETCKILVIGAGGLGCELLKNLALSGFRNIHVVDMDTIDVSNLNRQFLFRAKDVGRPKADVAADFVNSRIPGCSVVPHFKKIQDFDETFYKQFHIIVCGLDSIVARRWMNGMLMSLLSFDDGVLDPSSIIPLIDGGTEGFKGNARVILPGMTACIDCTLELYPPQINFPMCTIASMPRLPEHCIEYVRILLWPKEEPFGDGTALDGDNPEHIQWVFHKAQERASEFSITGVTYRLTQGVVKRIIPAVASTNAVIAAACAMEVFKIASSAYIPLNNYLVFNDVDGLYTYTFEAERKENCPACSQIAQDLRFPPSAKLQEVLEYLTENASLQMKSPAITATLEGKNKTLYLQTVASIEQRTRPNLSKTLKELGLVDGQELAVADVTTPQTVLFKLRFTT
- the LOC111842277 gene encoding NEDD8-activating enzyme E1 catalytic subunit isoform X5, giving the protein MAVDSGHGDSTGDWDGRWNHVRKFLERSGPFTHPDFEPSTESLQFLLETCKILVIGAGGLGCELLKNLALSGFRNIHVVDMDTIDVSNLNRQFLFRAKDVGRPKADVAADFVNSRIPGCSVVPHFKKIQDFDETFYKQFHIIVCGLDSIVARRWMNGMLMSLLSFDDGVLDPSSIIPLIDGGTEGFKGNARVILPGMTACIDCTLELYPPQINFPMCTIASMPRLPEHCIEYVRILLWPKEEPFGDGTALDGDNPEHIQWVFHKAQERASEFSITGVTYRLTQGVVKRIIPAVASTNAVIAAACAMEVFKIASSAYIPLNNYLVFNDVDGLYTYTFEAERKENCPACSQIAQDLRFPPSAKLQEVLEYLTENASLQMKSPAITATLEGKNKTLYLQTVASIEQRTRPNLSKTLKELGLVDGQELAVADVTTPQTVLFKLRFTT